ATCCGAAACAGTTTCCCAGCTGTCACTTAAATGGAATTCTCCAGCCAGATGGGTTTTTTCTTGGGAAAAAGCAAAATCTCCGTGCAATCGATAGCGATCTTTTGCTCCTGATGAGTCGATAGCCAGACGATGTGCATAGTAGCTTTTGATATTTATGTTATTGCCCGGCTTTTCTTGAGAAGAAAAGCGCATATTATATCCCAGACCAATTCCATGTTTGAAAAAGCTATCCAAAAACAAGGTTGTAGAAAAATGTTTTTTGGAAATAGGGGAGTAGCTTACTCCCAAATAGGATCCTAAAAAGCCTCCACTTCCTCCTCGGAAAGTAATTGGAGGTTTAGGAATTTCCATAGGCATAATCGAAATCTGAGGAAGTAGTAACACAGGAGTATTGCAAATCGATAGTCGCGTTGGTCCCATAGATAATACGCTATCTGAAGAGTATTCTAAATATTCTCCGGATAGACAAATATGCTTTTTAGGACCTTCAGAAGTCGAAATATATCCTTTGTGAACGATAATGGAGGTGGGGGAGATTGTCATAGTTGATCCCCCGATAAACCATGGGTACAAAGAGCATCGGCCGTTGGTCAATAAACAAGAATCAGTGTCTTCATAATATTCTAGGTAATCGCAGATTAAAATTTTCCCACGATAATTCACCATGACATTGCCGTGAGCAACGATTTTAATTCCACAATCTGTCCGGTTTTCGACATAGGCCTTATTGGCTTGAAGACGTAGATTATCATGAATATGTAATACCCCGTCCTCGACATCCATAATTCCTGTAATGCCTTTAAAATGGCTTAAATAAGAAATTTTTTTTTGAACTGCTTGTTGATGAGAAAGCCCCTCTGATGAGTAAGTATGAGCAAGAAGCATTCCAACAAAAAGTAGGAAAAATCGTTTCACTATGGATCACTCCACTATTCTCATTAACAATCCTGACAAAATGGGAATGTTTTTGTAATGTGTTTTCCTCATTAAAGAAAGGAAAGCTCGGATATCTTCATCAGTTTTAGAGGAAACTAAGGTTTCTAAAATAGCTAGCATAAGTTGAGTACGAGACTCTGGAGATACCTGATATCGTAAATAAGAAGAATGAGGAGAAGGAAGAGGATTTTCAGAGTCTGTAAATAAAACGGTATCCACTATTAACTGTTCAGCATATTGATATAGTAACGTTTTTTTTGCGGGGTCTTTCGTCATGGTATACAAAGCTAAGTTAGCATAAGCACGGATGATGGGCTCTCCAGGCGTTAATGCGGCTTTCGAGATCATGGGAAGTGCCTGAGGATGAGCTGTTACTGATAAAAAAGCAATAGCTTTAGCTGTGAGTGTTATTTTTTGTGAGGATAAAATACGGCTTAAGTAGGGCAAATAGGCATCATCAGGTAGTTTGAGTAATGAAGAAAGAATAGAATCTTCTGCAGCATAGTACATTGCTAAAGTTCGCGCTTTTTCTTCTTGGTTCTTGAGAGGAAAGGTTGTACATTCTTTCCAGAATTGTATTGCTTTCCCTGTTGAATGAGAAGGTAAGAATATGCGATGGATGATTTTATTTTCTAAAATCTCTGTTAAGTAATTAAGTACTGAACTGTTTGTACATCCTTGGTGAACAAGTGCTAAGGCTGCATTCAGTTTACTTTCTTCCTTGGTAGATCTATGAAAGATGGGGAGCAGAAGAGCTTCTCCTTTTTCTTGGGAGAGAAAACGGGACGTATAAAGGGCTTGGGGTAGTTCTTGCTGACAAAAAAGAGTTAAAATAGGGAGCGCCTCTTCTTCTTTTCCTAAAAATAACAATGTTTGCGCTGCGGCAAGAGCTACTTCAGGATGAGATTTGGAGCTCAGCATTTTAATTTTAGGATAACTGCTGGCATCTTCCATTTTCCCTAAAGCATATAGTGCACCTTCCTGATCTAAAGGCGCAGCACTGGTTAATAAATTACGAAGAGAGGGAAGAAATCTTTTCTGCTGATACTCTCCAATTAGATACGCAACATAATTTCTTGTCAGATTCTTAGGAGAAGAAAGAAGCTTATAGATGTAAGCATCAGCTTCCTCAGTTTCAAGTTGTAAAAAGATTGTTGCGGCTAGGTTCTGGATTTCTTCAGGAAGTTTGTGAATGAAAGAGTACAGATAGTCGCTTACTTTGCTGTTTTTCATACAAGCAAGACGATAGGCTGCTTCTAATCGAATGATAGGATGAGCAGCTGTTAATCCTTTAAACAGAAGACGATCAGAGGCTTTCCCTAACTGACTACATGCTGCATTTAAAATAAGTAACAGTTCATGGAGATCTTGAGTCTCTATCGCTTCTGAAAGCAGGTCTAAGGCCTCCGATGAACCAGAAAGACCTGCGCCAATAATTGCACTTTTGCGCATATAGGGATCTTCGGAAAAAAAGCTCTGTTGTAAGAACGATTCCGCCATTGTACGTAATACGGAGAAATTGTGCTGTTTATAGCTTTCAGAGGCTTCAAGATAGGCGTCTAGTGCTTGAGACATAGATTTTTGACAAGAGAGCAATATCTTCTGGGAAACCTGAGGAGGGAAATCGCCGTTTGCTGAAAGCGTTAGAGAAAGTAGTCCAAGTAAGGCTAAACGAGGTAATCCCATAAGCTGACGTTAAACTCCATGAGCAACTGGTTCAACGTCTTTATAGGCAATCCCTGGATATTATATACACAACCTTCTATTTGTTTGATAATTAACCCTCCACCATCTTGCACGCAATATCCCCCACATCTTTTTAAAGAGGAAAAAGCTCGGACATATGTTTTTAGATATTGGGGAGGAATATCAATAAAAGAAACCTGAGTTGTTTCTGATGCAGAGAGTACTTTTTTATTCTGCATAAGAACAAGGGTTGTGATTACAGAATGAGAAGAGCCACTCAGAGTCTGTAGCATTTCGATCGCGTGCTCTTCAGACTCAGGTTTATTAAAAACCTTTCCCTTATGAACAACAACGGTATCAGCAGCAATAATCAAAGAATCTGAAAACCCTCGAGAACAAACAGAAGCCGCTTTATTCCAAGCTAGCTCTTTTGTATACTCAAAAGGATCTCCAGAATACGCAATACTACGTTCATCGAAGTCGGAAGATACACAAACAAACGGAATCCGAAAGACTTCCAAAACAGCTCTTCTTCTTTCTGAAGAAGAGCCTAAGACTAATTGAGTTCCCACATGCTCCTCATACTCTCCCTTCTGAAAGGAGATTCTTATTTTATTTCTTTTTACCAGCTAAATACTCAGACATAGGACCATCAAAGAACGAAACCACCCCTTTATCGAAGATAAGCAGCTTTGTAGCACATTCGTCTATCAATGTTCTATCGTGGGAAACAAAAATAGCTGTTCCTGGATAATCGTTAATAGCCCAAGCTAAAGCAGAAACAGACTCTAAGTCCAAATGATTATTAGCTTCGTCAAGAATCAGCGTGTTGTGGTTCTCTAACATCATTCCTGCCATGAGCAATCTAGCAGTCTCTCCTCCTGACAATGCTTTGACTTGTTTAAAAGCATCGTCACCTCCGAAAAGCATCTTGCCTAAAACACTTCTGATATCTTGGTCCGTAATTCCGGTTTTACGTCTACGTAACCATTCAAAGAGAGACTCCTCCCCACAATCTTTTAAGACATCAGCGTGATTTTGAGGAAAGTAAGAGAACACTGCATTGTGACCTAACTTGATTTGACCTTGAGAAGGTTTTTCCACCTCAGCCAACAACTTCATCAAAGTTGTTTTCCCTAAACCATTATTTCCAATTACGCCAATCTTATCCCCTTGATAGATCTCTAAAGAGAATGGCTTAAACAATGGATCTGCATCATAAGTTTTACTAATATTTTCTATAGAGAAAACAACCTTTCCAGAAGCTTTTTCCGATATCGGAAAACGAATATATGGTCTCTGAATATTAGATTTTTTCAGCTCCTGAGGTTGTAATTTTTTTATCTCTCTTAAACGAGATTGTACCTGGCTTGCCCGAGACCCTGCTCCAAACTTGGCTACAAATTCCCTTAATTGGGCAATTTTTTTCTCCTTGGACTTAATATCTGCCTTTTCTTGTTCTCTGGAAGCTGTTTTCATTTCAACCATGGCATCATAATTGCCCGGGTAAATGATAATCGTATCGTAATCGATGTCTGCAATGTGTGTTGTGATAGTATTCAAAAAATGGCGGTCGTGGCTGACCACAATGACTGTACCATTATAGTCTCTGAGAAAGTTCCCCAACCAGTTAATAGAATGGAGGTCCAGGTGGTTAGTAGGCTCGTCTAAAAGTAGTGCTTCAGGATGGCCGAACAAAGCCTGACAAAGGAGAACTCGGAATTGCAAATCTAGAGGGATGGTAGACATCTTTTGTGAGAAAAATTCTTCTGGAATACCAATACCCAGAAGCAACTCTTCCGCTTCAGATTCTGCGCGATATCCATCCTCCTCGCCTATAATCTCTTCGATTTCTCCGAGTTCCATTCCTATTGCATCTGTAAACTCTTCTGCATAAAGAGCATCACGACGCTGCATGGCCTCCCACAAACGAGAGTTCCCCATGATAACGCAATCTAAAACAACAATATCTCCAAAGCTATCAATGTTTTGACGCAGGATACCTATTTTTTTCGGTAAAGAAATAGTCCCTCGGGAAGGTTCTATAACTCCTGTAATGATTTTCAAGAGGGTAGACTTCCCTGCACCGTTTGGCCCTGTCAAGCCGTAACGATTCCCAGGATTAAATACAACGGACACATCATCAAACAGGACCCGAGTCCCTAGGGTCTTGCCGATCTTATCAAGAACAATACTCATGGCAAGAAGGATAGCAAAGAGCCTCTTAGAGTACAAGAAGTTTGCCTGTAGAGCTAATTCTCCAAGTTATGAGGGTGAGTTTCATCGTGGATTTGTTTTTTCAGTTTCATAGAAACATGAGTGTAAATGGTGGTTGTTTCAAGAGAGGTATGGCCTAGTAGTAATTGAATAGTCTTTAGGTCCATGCCTCGTTCTAACCAATGAGTTGCAATAGTGTGACGGATTGTATGAGGAGTAATGGTGCCGGATAATCCTATTTCGAGAAGGTACTGTTGGAATTTTCGATCTATAGATCGAGGGGATAGGCGTTTACCAAAACGGTTTAAAAAGCATGCTTGGTGATCTTGTTCAACGGCAGTTCTATCTGGATGATTTAAATAATTTTTTAGCCATTGGACAGCCAAGCCTGTCATAGGAACTATGCGTTCTTTTTTCCCTTTACCACGGATATGTAAAAGATGTGATTGGAAATCAATATCAGAACGATTGAGAGCAGTGATTTCACTAATTCTCAGTCCAGAGCTATAAAATAATTCGAGTAAGCAACGATCTCGAAACCCTGTAACTTTATCCAGTTTAGGAGCACTCATTAGGGCAAGAACTTGCTCATAGGTGAGTGGAGAAGGAAGTTCTTGAGGAAGGCGGGGACCTCGAATCATTTCTGCTGGATTTTCCGGTATTAACTGATTTTTTACACAAAATTTAGCGAAACTTTTAATTGCAGATAGTCGACGACGCACCGTACGCTTCGAATGATTAGTTTGTATTTGTTCCAGTAGGTAGAGCCTGAGGATTTCTTTAGTAAATAAGGAAAAAGAAAGAGAGCCTTGAAGGCGGGTATCCTTATGAAGAGATAATGGAGGAGTTGGAGAGAGCCCACTTTTTTTTTCTAAAAAACATTTTAGTGAGTTGAGGTCTATGCAATAATTTCTTAGCGTATGTGGAGAAGCGACTTTCACATTTTGTAGATAATCTAGAAACGCATAAAAGGATGTGATCATTCCCTCTCCTGCTACACTCACCATCAAAAATTTTTAGTTTAGAAGGTATTCCTCAATAGAATATGTGTTAAATAGCATTTTTTGGGAACTCATAGCTACGAAATTCTTCGGCTACAAATACATTGGGGAAAATGTCTCCAGCTTCTAAAGCAAATTCTTCTGTTGTATTATAGCGTGCAGAAAAATGGGTGAGAATCAGTTGCTGAGCTTTTGCACGTTTTGCTTGTTCTGCAGCTTGCCTTGCGGTCATGTGGTAATGGCTACTAGCTAGGTGAGCATGGCTTTCTAAGTAAGTGCTCTCACATAGAAAAATGCGAGCATTTCTGGCCAAGTCAACAATAGCTTGGCAAGGGAGAGAATCTGCGACAATCGCAACGCTATCTCCTTTGCGCGTATAGCTGACATCTTCTAAACGGATGATATTCCCGTTAATTTTGACATATCCCTTACTAATAAGTTCTTGCATGATTGGGCCTTTTAGGCCTATTGCTTTAATTTTTTCTGGGACAAATTTAGTAGTATCGGGTTCTGTAATTCGCCATCCTAAGGTATCAACTAAGTGATTCAATTGGCGTGTTTCTATACGAAAGGAGCCAAAATCTTCTATGATACCCTCGTTGCTGATAGGATGCTCTATAACTTTGATTGTTTCATGGTATATAGTGCTATAACGAAGTCTATCGAAATATTTTTTCCCTGAAGCAGGGTAATAACAGTGTACAGGGTGAGAAATTTTATCTAAGTTTAAGCGCATAAGCATAGAGCCTAAGCCTAGGCAGTGATCTCCATGGAAATGGCTAATAAAAATGCGAGAAACTACTGTAGGAGCAATATTCGCATAAATAAATTGGCGTTGAGTCCCTTCTCCTGGATCGAATAGAAGCCCCTCTCCATTCCATCGAAGAAGATATGCTCCATGATTACGATGACGAGTTGGTTGTTGACTTGAACAGCCTAGAATAGTTAATCCACGATAACTCATTCAATATCCTACTTTTAAAGAAAGGATTTTAGGAAAGGAAAAATTATTTATACTCTGATGAGCTGTCAGTTTCTCTTAAAAAACTAAACACTTAAGAGTTTAGAGGATAGCGGTTGTTCCTAAAAGAGGTAAATAAGTCCAAAGAAAAAATTTCTGAATCTCTTCGAGTTTTAGAGGAAAAATTATATCTCCAGTTAGGCCTAAAAACAAGTAAAAGCTCATAAAGGATAAAAAGTCTTTGAATAACTGAATTTTTAGAGAAAAGAGGATTTTTCACTAAAATATAGCTTATGATGCTATGTGCATTGGATAGCAAGTAGTTAATGAGATATTTTATTAAAATTTATAAGCTTAAGATATTTTGTGAATGAACGTAACGAAGTTTTCGTTTTTTTTACGACTGAAGGAGCCTTCTGTTGAGCGATTGATTTTGCAATATCAGGAAGTATAGGGAATAAGAGTAGTAGGCAAGAGCCAATAGCTAAGGAAATTAAACAAATACTAGTTCCTAATAAGGGAAAAGCTAAGGAAAGAAATATACCGGAGATAGTGCTGACTGCGGCTAGTGACAACAGAACAAGGTATGTGATGTTGACAATACGTTCGGTCCTTTGGAAAGTTTCTCTGTATTTAGTTATAGAAGAGGATTCAGGAAAGAAAGATTTGATAATTGACGGGAGAGGCATAATAGCTGCCTATATTTATTTTTCTGATTTGTTGCTGAATAAAATTATGGAGAAATTCTCTGAGCCTACAAGCTCAGAGAACTTTGTGTTACACCTCAGGAAAGGCTATCTTAAATACATCATCGTAGTGACTGACAAAGTGTACTTTAAGTCCTTTTTTGAGATATGCAGGAAGCTCATCGTAATCTCGACGATTATCTTCAGGGAATATCAAAATATTTAATTTAGATCTTCTTGCTGCAATAAGTTTTTCACGTATACCCCCTATACCCAAGACCCTTCCAGTTAAAGTGAGTTCACCGGTCATCCCGAGATTGTTTAGAACTGGGACATCTAAAAGCAAAGAGAGCAGAGAGGTTACCATGGTAATACCTGCTGAAGGCCCGTCTTTGGGAGTAGCTCCTTCAGGAATGTGGATGTGGACCTGCGATTTTTCAAAAAACGTTAAGCCTGGTGCGTAGCGCTCTAAAGCACTATGAAGGTATGTCCATGCTATTTGCGAAGACTCTTTCATTACGTCTCCAGCCTGGCCTGTTAAATGCATGTCTGCTTTCCCTGAAGAAGAAGGCACTTGAACACTTTCTATATACAAGGTTGCTCCTCCTAAGGAAGTCCAGGCCAATCCTGTAGCAACTCCCACAGGAGTTTTTTCATAGAAACGATCACTTGAAAAGATAGGTTTGCCAAGGTAATCGTGTAAATTTTTTGGCGTGATTGTGAACCGAGATTTTTTGGTAGGATTTTTCTCTTGGTTCTGGACAATCTTCAGGGCAATTTTTCTCAAAACTTTTTTGATATTTTCATTTAATGTACGAACCCCAGCTTCTCTAGCATAATTGTTGATCATATGTTTGAGAGCTTCTGGTTGGAAAGTAACATGTTGAGCAGAAAGACCCATTTCTTTTCTTGCTCGAGGAACGAGATACTTCGTAGCTATTTGTAGCTTTTCCTCTAAGATGTATCCAGATAGACGTAATACCTCCATACGATCCAATAAGGGATCCGGAATGGAATCTAGTACGTTCGCTGTCAAAATGAAAAGTACATTCGATAAATCAACGCGAACATCTAAATAATGATCCAAAAAGTCCTTGTTTTGTTCAGGATCTAACACTTCCAGCAGAGCAGAAGCGGGATCTCCATGATAGCTTGCACCAATCTTATCAACTTCATCAATCATGATCACAGGATTCATAATTTGACTCTGTTTCAAAGCTTGCACAAGTTTACCAGGCATAGCTCCAATGTAAGTTCGTCTATGCCCTTTAATTTCAGCTTCATCGCGCATCCCTCCTACAGAAAAACGGAAAAATTTGCGGTGTAAAACTTTAGCAATACTTCGACCAATACTCGTTTTCCCTACTCCTGGAGGCCCAACTAAACAAATGATACTGCCTTTCATACCATTTGCTAATTTGCCTACACTAATCAATTCGAGAATACGTTGCTTTATATCCTCTAACCCGTAGTGGTCTTTGTTTAAGATAGATTCAGCTTTGGCTAAATCATGATACTCTTTAGTTTGAATTCCCCAGGGGATAATAGTTAGCCAATCGAGGTAGTTGCGACAAACTGCATATTCTGCTGAAGACGTCTCCAAGGTTTGTAATTTATCCATTTCATCTTGGATCACATCCATTGCATGTTGGGGGACGTCCCGTTTAGTTAAACGTTCCATGAATTTTTCGAGATCAACAGCGTGGTCGTCCTTTTCTAATCCCAACTCTTTTTTGATAGTCTTCAATTGTTCTTTTAAGAAAAACTCTTTCTGACTTTTTGTAATAGTCGCTTCAATTTTCTGATTAATGCTGCTTTGTAGACGACTCAAATCTAATTCTTTTTTTAACAGGACAAGAGCTTTGTCTATGCGATCGTGCATATTAGTAGTTTCTAAGATCTCTTGAAGCTCTTCTCTTGTTGCTGTGGTTAGAGCAACAGAGAAGTCTGCAAGCTTACCTGGCTCAGTAAAGTCCGAATGTCCTAAGAAAATTTGTAATTCTTCTTTGAATAGCGGGTTTAGCTTCAAAAGGTCTTTAATGATTGATACGATGCTAATAGAGTAGGCCTTAAGCTCTTCAGTTAACTCTTTGTTTTCTTTGTGATAAGAGACTTTAGCTTTTAGATACTTGTCTTGGATCGGCTTTACGATTTGGATGCGGTCTTCTATGCTCAATAGCACTTGAGCACTACCACCTTCGATAGGCATGATGCGTAAAATGCGTGCGGATACACCTACACGATGAAGCTGATTAAAACCAACTTTTAAAGTATTGGCATCTTCTTTTTTAGTTAGAACAAGCCCTATGTGTTTTTGGGAAGATTTTGCTAACAGAGTGAGTACTTCGTAATGGGGGCCGGCTTCTATGAGAAGAGGGGCTGCCATGCCAGGGAAAAAGGGGCGTTTATTCAAAGGAAGAATAAATAGTTCTGAAGGAGGATTGTGGTCCTCTGTTTTTTCTTCTATCTCTGCGGATTCATCGAGAAGTTTTTCGACCTCTGAAGCATTTGGATCTAGATTTTGAGAATCTGTATTATTCGTCGAGTTCACAATTGTCCTTGGGCAACTAGTTCAAAATCCTTGGAAGAGCAAGGGTTGTGTGCGTACGTCTGGTGTTGCTTCTTCTTACTGATATACTACAAAATCACAACAATTAGTGCATCTAACACGAAAAGTGTAGTAGCGTTTTCGCAAGTTATGGCTTAGAGAAATGGTGAAAATTTATTTTGTTTAATTAAAACTATCGAACTAGTTTTTATTAAGCACTGTTTTGATTTTAATGGGTGGGAATTAATTTTTTGAATTTAAATTGTTTTAACAGTTATAATTCTTCGCCTAAATCAGTTTAGGAGTTTGGGCTGTGTACAAATATTTTATTATTGACACTTCTGGTTCTCAACCATTTTTGGCCTACGTCGATTGTCAAGCTGTTTTGGAAGTCTGGTCTTTGCCTACGGGAGAAGATCAAGGTTCAGTTTTAAATTGTATCTTTAATAATCTTAGTCTTCCTTTCAAAGGCATTGGAGTGGCCATTGGACCTGGAAGATTTTCCGCAACTAGAGTGGGGGTTTCTTTTGCCCAAGGCCTTTCTTTGGCTAAAAAGGTTCCTTTAGTTGGATATAGCTCTTTAGAAGGGTACCTTCCCTTGGGTGAAAAAGAGACTGCTCTTCTTCTTCCTCTTGGGAAAAAAGGAGGCGTTGTGGCTTTGGATTCAGAGGTTTCTGCTGATGGATTTCTTTTTACTGACAAAAGCATTGTTCCTGGAGCTTTGATGACTTATCCCGAAGCTTTGGAATACTGTTTAGAGAAAAGATGTTGTCAAGTAGTGTCTCCGGATCCTTTACATTTTATAGAGATTTTTTCTCCACATATCCCAGTAAAAAAAGTTGCGCCTCGTATTGATCAAATTCGTAAGTATGTTGTTTCGCAGTTTCTTTTACCTCAAGATCTTCCCTTGAGCTTGGATTATCGAAGTGTCTCTTCTTTTTTTTAAAAGGTCTTTCTCTAAGAAAAATACTTTTTCAATAGTTTATTTAATTTACCTGTTTGATAAATTCTGTAATTCGAAGGCTGTTACGTAGTCTAAGTATCTCTTGAAACCTAAATAAAAGAGATGCTACAATCCCCGGTCTTTAGTGCGTTCGAGCTAG
This genomic stretch from Chlamydia sp. harbors:
- a CDS encoding HEAT repeat domain-containing protein — translated: MGLPRLALLGLLSLTLSANGDFPPQVSQKILLSCQKSMSQALDAYLEASESYKQHNFSVLRTMAESFLQQSFFSEDPYMRKSAIIGAGLSGSSEALDLLSEAIETQDLHELLLILNAACSQLGKASDRLLFKGLTAAHPIIRLEAAYRLACMKNSKVSDYLYSFIHKLPEEIQNLAATIFLQLETEEADAYIYKLLSSPKNLTRNYVAYLIGEYQQKRFLPSLRNLLTSAAPLDQEGALYALGKMEDASSYPKIKMLSSKSHPEVALAAAQTLLFLGKEEEALPILTLFCQQELPQALYTSRFLSQEKGEALLLPIFHRSTKEESKLNAALALVHQGCTNSSVLNYLTEILENKIIHRIFLPSHSTGKAIQFWKECTTFPLKNQEEKARTLAMYYAAEDSILSSLLKLPDDAYLPYLSRILSSQKITLTAKAIAFLSVTAHPQALPMISKAALTPGEPIIRAYANLALYTMTKDPAKKTLLYQYAEQLIVDTVLFTDSENPLPSPHSSYLRYQVSPESRTQLMLAILETLVSSKTDEDIRAFLSLMRKTHYKNIPILSGLLMRIVE
- a CDS encoding Maf-like protein, which produces MGTQLVLGSSSERRRAVLEVFRIPFVCVSSDFDERSIAYSGDPFEYTKELAWNKAASVCSRGFSDSLIIAADTVVVHKGKVFNKPESEEHAIEMLQTLSGSSHSVITTLVLMQNKKVLSASETTQVSFIDIPPQYLKTYVRAFSSLKRCGGYCVQDGGGLIIKQIEGCVYNIQGLPIKTLNQLLMEFNVSLWDYLV
- a CDS encoding ABC-F family ATP-binding cassette domain-containing protein yields the protein MSIVLDKIGKTLGTRVLFDDVSVVFNPGNRYGLTGPNGAGKSTLLKIITGVIEPSRGTISLPKKIGILRQNIDSFGDIVVLDCVIMGNSRLWEAMQRRDALYAEEFTDAIGMELGEIEEIIGEEDGYRAESEAEELLLGIGIPEEFFSQKMSTIPLDLQFRVLLCQALFGHPEALLLDEPTNHLDLHSINWLGNFLRDYNGTVIVVSHDRHFLNTITTHIADIDYDTIIIYPGNYDAMVEMKTASREQEKADIKSKEKKIAQLREFVAKFGAGSRASQVQSRLREIKKLQPQELKKSNIQRPYIRFPISEKASGKVVFSIENISKTYDADPLFKPFSLEIYQGDKIGVIGNNGLGKTTLMKLLAEVEKPSQGQIKLGHNAVFSYFPQNHADVLKDCGEESLFEWLRRRKTGITDQDIRSVLGKMLFGGDDAFKQVKALSGGETARLLMAGMMLENHNTLILDEANNHLDLESVSALAWAINDYPGTAIFVSHDRTLIDECATKLLIFDKGVVSFFDGPMSEYLAGKKK
- a CDS encoding tyrosine recombinase XerC gives rise to the protein MITSFYAFLDYLQNVKVASPHTLRNYCIDLNSLKCFLEKKSGLSPTPPLSLHKDTRLQGSLSFSLFTKEILRLYLLEQIQTNHSKRTVRRRLSAIKSFAKFCVKNQLIPENPAEMIRGPRLPQELPSPLTYEQVLALMSAPKLDKVTGFRDRCLLELFYSSGLRISEITALNRSDIDFQSHLLHIRGKGKKERIVPMTGLAVQWLKNYLNHPDRTAVEQDHQACFLNRFGKRLSPRSIDRKFQQYLLEIGLSGTITPHTIRHTIATHWLERGMDLKTIQLLLGHTSLETTTIYTHVSMKLKKQIHDETHPHNLEN
- a CDS encoding ribonuclease Z; the protein is MSYRGLTILGCSSQQPTRHRNHGAYLLRWNGEGLLFDPGEGTQRQFIYANIAPTVVSRIFISHFHGDHCLGLGSMLMRLNLDKISHPVHCYYPASGKKYFDRLRYSTIYHETIKVIEHPISNEGIIEDFGSFRIETRQLNHLVDTLGWRITEPDTTKFVPEKIKAIGLKGPIMQELISKGYVKINGNIIRLEDVSYTRKGDSVAIVADSLPCQAIVDLARNARIFLCESTYLESHAHLASSHYHMTARQAAEQAKRAKAQQLILTHFSARYNTTEEFALEAGDIFPNVFVAEEFRSYEFPKNAI
- the lon gene encoding endopeptidase La, with the protein product MNSTNNTDSQNLDPNASEVEKLLDESAEIEEKTEDHNPPSELFILPLNKRPFFPGMAAPLLIEAGPHYEVLTLLAKSSQKHIGLVLTKKEDANTLKVGFNQLHRVGVSARILRIMPIEGGSAQVLLSIEDRIQIVKPIQDKYLKAKVSYHKENKELTEELKAYSISIVSIIKDLLKLNPLFKEELQIFLGHSDFTEPGKLADFSVALTTATREELQEILETTNMHDRIDKALVLLKKELDLSRLQSSINQKIEATITKSQKEFFLKEQLKTIKKELGLEKDDHAVDLEKFMERLTKRDVPQHAMDVIQDEMDKLQTLETSSAEYAVCRNYLDWLTIIPWGIQTKEYHDLAKAESILNKDHYGLEDIKQRILELISVGKLANGMKGSIICLVGPPGVGKTSIGRSIAKVLHRKFFRFSVGGMRDEAEIKGHRRTYIGAMPGKLVQALKQSQIMNPVIMIDEVDKIGASYHGDPASALLEVLDPEQNKDFLDHYLDVRVDLSNVLFILTANVLDSIPDPLLDRMEVLRLSGYILEEKLQIATKYLVPRARKEMGLSAQHVTFQPEALKHMINNYAREAGVRTLNENIKKVLRKIALKIVQNQEKNPTKKSRFTITPKNLHDYLGKPIFSSDRFYEKTPVGVATGLAWTSLGGATLYIESVQVPSSSGKADMHLTGQAGDVMKESSQIAWTYLHSALERYAPGLTFFEKSQVHIHIPEGATPKDGPSAGITMVTSLLSLLLDVPVLNNLGMTGELTLTGRVLGIGGIREKLIAARRSKLNILIFPEDNRRDYDELPAYLKKGLKVHFVSHYDDVFKIAFPEV
- a CDS encoding tRNA (adenosine(37)-N6)-threonylcarbamoyltransferase complex dimerization subunit type 1 TsaB encodes the protein MYKYFIIDTSGSQPFLAYVDCQAVLEVWSLPTGEDQGSVLNCIFNNLSLPFKGIGVAIGPGRFSATRVGVSFAQGLSLAKKVPLVGYSSLEGYLPLGEKETALLLPLGKKGGVVALDSEVSADGFLFTDKSIVPGALMTYPEALEYCLEKRCCQVVSPDPLHFIEIFSPHIPVKKVAPRIDQIRKYVVSQFLLPQDLPLSLDYRSVSSFF